A DNA window from Actinomadura coerulea contains the following coding sequences:
- the groL gene encoding chaperonin GroEL (60 kDa chaperone family; promotes refolding of misfolded polypeptides especially under stressful conditions; forms two stacked rings of heptamers to form a barrel-shaped 14mer; ends can be capped by GroES; misfolded proteins enter the barrel where they are refolded when GroES binds), producing MAKILEFEEDARRALERGVNALADAVKVTIGPRGRNVVIDKKFGAPTITNDGVTIAREVELEDPYENLGAQLAKEVATKTNDIAGDGTTTATVLAQALVREGTRNVAAGASPLALKRGIDAAAQYVSDQLLKSAREVEEKGEIAHVATISAQDPQIGELIAEAFEKVGKDGVITVEEAHTMGLELEFTEGLQFDKGYLSPHMVTDHERMEAVLEDAYVLIVDGKISNVQEFLPLAEKVAQTKKPLLVVAEDVEGEALALLVANKIRGTFLSVAVKAPGFGDRRKAMLGDMATLTGGQVVSEAIGLKLDSIGLEDLGRARRITVTKDATTIVDGEGSADEVSARINQIKVEIENSDSDWDREKLQERLAKLAGGVCVLRVGAATEVELKEKKHRLEDAISATRAAIEEGIVSGGGSALVHVAKEGFGALGLSGDEATGAEAVRRALPEPLRWISENAGQEGYVVVSKVEALQAGHGYNAATGEYGDLIAQGVIDPVKVTRSAVTNAASIAGMLLTTEALVVEKPEEADEAAGGGHGHGHGHGH from the coding sequence ATGGCGAAGATCCTGGAGTTCGAGGAGGACGCTCGCCGGGCTCTTGAGCGCGGCGTCAACGCTCTCGCGGACGCCGTCAAGGTGACGATCGGCCCGCGCGGCCGCAACGTCGTCATCGACAAGAAGTTCGGCGCGCCGACGATCACCAACGACGGCGTCACCATCGCCCGCGAGGTGGAGCTGGAGGACCCCTACGAGAACCTCGGGGCCCAGCTCGCCAAGGAAGTGGCGACCAAGACCAACGACATCGCGGGCGACGGCACCACCACGGCGACCGTCCTCGCGCAGGCACTGGTCCGCGAGGGGACCCGCAACGTGGCGGCCGGCGCCTCGCCGCTCGCCCTCAAGCGGGGCATCGACGCGGCCGCCCAGTACGTCTCCGACCAGCTGCTGAAGTCGGCCCGCGAGGTCGAGGAGAAGGGCGAGATCGCGCACGTCGCGACCATCTCCGCGCAGGACCCGCAGATCGGCGAGCTGATCGCCGAGGCGTTCGAGAAGGTCGGCAAGGACGGCGTCATCACCGTCGAGGAGGCCCACACGATGGGCCTCGAGCTGGAGTTCACCGAGGGCCTCCAGTTCGACAAGGGCTACCTGTCGCCGCACATGGTCACCGACCACGAGCGCATGGAGGCCGTCCTAGAGGACGCCTACGTGCTGATCGTGGACGGCAAGATCTCCAACGTGCAGGAGTTCCTGCCGCTGGCCGAGAAGGTCGCCCAGACCAAGAAGCCGCTGCTCGTGGTGGCCGAGGACGTCGAGGGCGAGGCGCTGGCGCTGCTGGTCGCCAACAAGATCCGCGGCACCTTCCTGTCCGTCGCGGTCAAGGCCCCCGGCTTCGGCGACCGCCGCAAGGCGATGCTCGGCGACATGGCCACCCTGACCGGCGGCCAGGTCGTCAGCGAGGCGATCGGCCTCAAGCTCGACTCGATCGGGCTGGAGGACCTCGGCCGCGCCCGCCGGATCACCGTCACCAAGGACGCCACCACCATCGTCGACGGCGAGGGCTCCGCCGACGAGGTCTCCGCCCGGATCAACCAGATCAAGGTGGAGATCGAGAACAGCGACTCCGACTGGGACCGCGAGAAGCTGCAGGAGCGCCTGGCCAAGCTGGCCGGCGGCGTCTGCGTGCTGCGCGTCGGCGCCGCCACCGAGGTGGAGCTGAAGGAGAAGAAGCACCGCCTGGAGGACGCCATCTCGGCGACCCGCGCGGCGATCGAGGAGGGCATCGTCTCCGGCGGCGGCAGCGCCCTGGTGCACGTCGCCAAGGAGGGCTTCGGCGCCCTCGGCCTGTCCGGCGACGAGGCGACCGGCGCCGAGGCGGTCCGCCGCGCGCTGCCCGAGCCGCTGCGCTGGATCTCCGAGAACGCCGGCCAGGAGGGCTACGTCGTCGTCTCCAAGGTGGAGGCGCTGCAGGCCGGGCACGGCTACAACGCCGCCACCGGCGAGTACGGCGACCTGATCGCCCAGGGCGTCATCGACCCGGTGAAGGTCACCCGCTCGGCGGTCACCAACGCCGCCTCCATCGCGGGCATGCTGCTCACCACCGAGGCGCTCGTGGTCGAGAAGCCGGAGGAGGCCGACGAGGCCGCCGGCGGCGGACACGGCCACGGCCACGGTCACGGCCACTGA
- the groES gene encoding co-chaperone GroES: MVTTATKVVLKPLEDRIVVQPLEAETTTASGLVIPDTAKEKPQEGTVLAVGPGRVDDKGERVPVDVKVGEVVLYSKYGGTEVKYNGEEYLVLSARDVLAVIEK; encoded by the coding sequence ATCGTGACGACCGCCACCAAGGTTGTTCTCAAGCCGCTTGAGGACCGCATCGTCGTCCAGCCGCTTGAGGCCGAGACCACCACCGCGTCGGGCCTGGTGATTCCGGACACCGCCAAGGAGAAGCCCCAGGAGGGCACCGTCCTTGCCGTTGGCCCGGGTCGCGTCGACGACAAGGGCGAGCGCGTCCCCGTCGACGTCAAGGTCGGCGAGGTCGTGCTCTACAGCAAGTACGGCGGCACCGAGGTCAAGTACAACGGCGAGGAGTACCTCGTCCTCTCGGCCCGCGACGTGCTCGCGGTCATCGAGAAGTAA
- a CDS encoding THUMP-like domain-containing protein, which produces MDIASFRALRTPSGQALLKEAAEADVSEDGLLTTASRLRERHDPPLVAAALTQVRLRQRARAKFGADADRMYFTQAGLEQSTRASVAAYRAGRFADRLPGARVLELGCGIGADLIARARAGLAGDGVELDPLTAEVARANVAAFGLDGLASVRVGDATEEDPSGFDAVFADPGRRTARGRVFDPRSYEPPLDVVLSMAGRVPAACVKVAPGIPHEAVPDGAEAEWVSVGGEVKEAALWLGELAGDVGRRATLLPSDTHPSGSEPFSETEPEVSTLTPRGLDAPDVRPWGRYLYEPDGAVIRAHLVGEVAELVGGGLADPHIAYVTSDELRPTAFASAYEVEDVLPFSVKRLRAELRRREIGVLTVKKRGSAVDVDRLRRDLGFGGRRAGRGARELTLVVTRVGRDPVALLTHPVAGA; this is translated from the coding sequence ATGGACATCGCGTCGTTCCGGGCCCTGCGCACCCCCTCCGGTCAGGCGCTCCTCAAGGAGGCGGCCGAGGCGGACGTGAGCGAGGACGGCCTGCTCACCACGGCGTCGCGGCTGCGCGAGCGGCACGATCCCCCGCTCGTGGCCGCCGCGCTGACGCAGGTCCGGTTGCGGCAGAGGGCACGGGCGAAGTTCGGGGCGGACGCCGACCGCATGTACTTCACGCAGGCGGGGCTTGAGCAGTCGACGCGCGCGAGCGTGGCGGCCTACCGCGCCGGAAGGTTCGCGGACCGCCTGCCCGGCGCGCGTGTGCTGGAACTGGGGTGCGGGATAGGCGCCGACCTCATCGCCCGAGCGCGCGCGGGCCTGGCCGGGGACGGTGTGGAACTGGACCCGTTGACCGCCGAGGTGGCCCGCGCCAACGTGGCCGCCTTCGGATTGGACGGTCTCGCCTCTGTCCGGGTCGGGGACGCCACTGAGGAGGACCCGTCCGGGTTCGACGCGGTCTTCGCCGATCCTGGACGGCGCACGGCGCGGGGCCGTGTCTTCGACCCCCGTTCGTATGAGCCGCCGCTCGACGTCGTCCTGTCCATGGCCGGCCGGGTACCCGCGGCCTGCGTGAAGGTCGCGCCCGGCATCCCCCACGAGGCCGTACCGGACGGCGCAGAGGCCGAGTGGGTCTCGGTCGGGGGCGAGGTCAAGGAAGCGGCCCTCTGGCTGGGCGAGCTGGCCGGGGATGTGGGGCGGCGGGCCACCCTCCTGCCGTCCGACACCCATCCCTCGGGATCTGAGCCCTTCTCGGAGACAGAGCCTGAGGTGTCGACCTTGACTCCCCGTGGGCTGGACGCCCCGGACGTACGCCCGTGGGGCCGTTACCTGTACGAACCTGACGGCGCCGTGATCCGGGCCCATCTGGTCGGCGAGGTCGCGGAACTGGTCGGCGGCGGCTTGGCGGACCCCCACATCGCGTACGTCACGTCCGACGAGCTGCGCCCGACCGCCTTCGCCTCCGCCTACGAGGTGGAGGACGTGCTGCCGTTCTCCGTGAAGCGGCTGCGCGCCGAGCTGCGCCGCCGCGAGATCGGCGTGCTGACGGTCAAGAAGCGCGGGTCCGCCGTCGACGTCGACCGGCTCCGCCGCGACCTCGGCTTCGGCGGGCGCCGGGCGGGACGCGGCGCCAGGGAGCTGACCCTCGTGGTGACGCGCGTGGGACGCGATCCCGTCGCGTTGCTGACGCACCCCGTCGCCGGGGCCTGA
- a CDS encoding aminoglycoside phosphotransferase family protein, translated as MDQVTHLPAPCLPTGVPPGHTTLRWVEECLGKGAEVRMVRPLAGGSAHANHALLVESRSGEAHHLVLRRWTSRESAPRRCYGDAEFSPEREIAALALLAGRKIPAPSLVAADPSGAYCDVPALLITRLRGHPPRPSHDDLPEYLIQLAAALLSVHELNGASTMPPYVPHNHLDVRLPPKHALRPDLWERAFEVAARPAPEAPARFIHRDYHADNTLWSYGRLTGIVDWSDASSGPVSVDIACMRRGLALRYGPSVADRFLCSFDQVSGGHAHDPYWDVRGLLDLLPEDGVRMIDEPQVPLYEDYLDRLLAQC; from the coding sequence ATGGATCAGGTGACCCACCTACCGGCTCCCTGCCTGCCGACCGGCGTCCCGCCCGGGCACACCACCCTGCGATGGGTGGAGGAGTGCCTCGGCAAGGGCGCCGAGGTCCGCATGGTGCGGCCCCTCGCCGGCGGCTCCGCCCACGCCAACCACGCCCTCCTCGTCGAGAGCCGCTCCGGCGAGGCGCACCACCTCGTCCTGCGCCGCTGGACCTCCCGCGAGTCCGCTCCCCGCCGCTGCTACGGCGACGCCGAGTTCTCCCCCGAGCGCGAGATCGCGGCGCTCGCGCTGCTCGCCGGCCGCAAGATCCCCGCACCGTCCCTGGTGGCCGCCGACCCGTCGGGCGCCTACTGCGACGTCCCGGCGCTTCTCATCACCCGGCTCCGGGGCCACCCGCCGCGCCCGTCCCACGACGACCTGCCCGAGTACCTGATCCAGCTGGCCGCCGCGCTGCTGTCGGTGCACGAGCTGAACGGCGCGTCCACGATGCCGCCCTACGTCCCGCACAACCACCTCGACGTGCGGCTCCCGCCCAAGCACGCGCTCCGCCCCGACCTGTGGGAACGCGCCTTCGAGGTCGCCGCCCGCCCCGCCCCGGAGGCGCCCGCCCGGTTCATCCACCGCGACTACCACGCCGACAACACGCTGTGGTCCTACGGCAGGCTCACCGGCATCGTCGACTGGTCGGACGCCTCGTCCGGCCCCGTCTCGGTCGACATCGCCTGCATGCGCCGCGGCCTGGCCCTGCGGTACGGCCCGTCCGTCGCCGACCGCTTCCTGTGCTCCTTCGACCAGGTCTCCGGCGGCCACGCGCACGACCCGTACTGGGACGTCCGCGGCCTCCTCGACCTGCTCCCCGAGGACGGCGTCCGCATGATCGACGAGCCCCAGGTCCCCCTCTACGAGGACTACCTCGACCGGCTCCTCGCCCAGTGCTGA